Within Coffea arabica cultivar ET-39 chromosome 4e, Coffea Arabica ET-39 HiFi, whole genome shotgun sequence, the genomic segment taaaataaaaacaacttTCAACTGTCTCAAATATCTTTTGACTTACGCTAAAGGGAAAAGAAATTTCATACTTGTGTTGCTTCATCCCTGCTTTTTATCATACTTGGCAAATCCATACATACCTGCCCTTATACTTGTGTTGCTTCATCCCTAACTTTATACTTTTGTTAGCTAGGACCAACTAAACCAATTATAGAAAGTGCAAATATTGTTCTAGATATGCTAACATGGAGGTCAGATGACACGTACTGAAGAAAAACTTTAGGAGTTCCATTCTTAGAAACATGAACAATATGAAATCAGCAATGCTCATTAATCAATATGGTTGTTTCTTAGCTTTTGCTGGGTATCATGCTGTTGACGTGCCTTGGCAGCATTCAGACCTTTGCCAACAGGCTCAAGAGAAAACAAGTGATTCctctagcaaaaaaaaaaaaaaaaccttgctCGTATCCAATTTATGAGAAATTGCACAGAAAGACAGAAATAATAAATCAATCTTTAACCCAAAATTCTCTCTTTGAAGACTCTTCACTAAACAGCCAGTGGGTGGCAGAGATTcaagagaaggagaagaaaaaataaaaggtcGGAGAAGACGAGGAGGCTTTCATATCAGATGCACGGGTTGTGGTGACCAAATCTAAATACAATAACCAACAATTTCAGCAACAAGCTTAAAATACAAATTTTCCTCACGTTTTCCTTACCAGTATGCTTAAATGCTTAATACATAATACAACCAAGTTCTTACCCGCATGCTTAATACATAAATTCAAAAAGGAGAAGGAGATTCTGAACTTACAGGCGGATTCAAAAGCTACCGCGATGGATAAGCAAATCAATAGCTGCTCTGGGAAGCTTCAACGAGCTAGCAACAGAGACACGACTTGGGAGTtggaaagaggaagaaaggcTCGATGGGAAATGGGAAATGGGAAGTGGGAAGTGGGAACTGGCTGAAAGGCTAGAAAGGCTAGAAAGGCAGAAAGGCTAGAAAGGCTGAAACTGAAAGGCTGAAAGGCTAGAAAGGCTAGCGATGGGAAGTCTGGGCGGGAagtaggaattttttttttttttttgagcaaaacTCTcagatatatatatgtgtatataaatATAGAAAATCCACTGTCCAATATTTACATGATACACAAGGGCAACGTATAACTTCAATCATTCCACAGCCTTCCCTTCTAAGAGACTCGAAAAGTCAGGAAATAGCAACAAAAGAAGGGATACTACAAGATTACAGCAGTCAAATAACAGAGGCTTTTTGGCACAATTTTAGCCGCTGAGTCTGAACCTTGTCTTCATTCCCATGTAACTGATATCATGGAGTTAGCAAGCCCTGATGCCTCGAATGTTAAATCTATGTTGTAGTCCAAGGACTTGGACCCAGGGATAGCTTGTGTCAAGCGAAATGGCCTTGTCTTGGCTTCCTCCAACTGAGAACAGCAGAATGACCACAGCAACTGAATTGGGAAGTAGGAACTTGACTATTCTTTTTAGTATAATTATCACTTCACCCATAATTATTCCTCAGAATTTATTTAATAATATTagtaattttatatataatctttttttaaatttttatgcgATACTCGATAAAGCTCGTCGAGCTTTCGAGTATCAAATTTAtgggctcgagctcgactcgatagcTCTATCGAGCAGCTCGAGATCGAGATCGAGCTCGattaatcgagctcgagctcgagcttttgGCCGAGCAcatatcgagctcgagtcgagctcctCGACTCAGCTCCACCCCTACACAAAAGGTTGCTAAACCACTAGTTAAttatttggattgtaaattatttaagatatttttactgtagcactttttgtgatatgatgtatgtgagataaaaagttaattgggaagataaaaaggtgtgttggaaattgtaatgatgatgtaagcaaataaattttgacaaataatcctcaatccaaacaaacccctaGTTTTATCCCCTCTTATGTGACATGCTTAGTAGTGTCAATAAaaagttttatatttttgacCCTCGTGATATTACAAGTCACAAACCACCTAGAAGAAAATAAAGTCATGCAACCAAATTTCAtgctcataaaaaaaaaaaactcaaaacacAATACTGATATATTCCCTCTTGACAGttaggggtgtgcaaaatcaaaaaatttcgatttaacgatcgaattcgaaatttttGAAATCGGTAATTTGGAATTTGGCACTGAAATTGGaattttcgatttcgaattatgcgaatttggttcgaattcaataatggagtttttgaaatcggacattttcgatttcgaatttcgttttataacatatatatattaatatttatttatatatataataataatttttatttcaatttcattttataatatgtatattaatatatatttatatatataataatattttttataatatatgcaatatataatttatattatataacaatacatctaacaaaaaagaaaaaaaaggaaaaaaggtttccaaattcggtgaattcggaatttaccgaattcccaattgaattcggaatcgaaatcgaaattggaactggtgaattcgaaatcgaaatcgatcGGTAATTTCTAtgccaaaattttgaaaaattctgaattcaaactttcgaattaccgaattcgaattcgatgcacAACCCTATTGACAGCAACCAGCAAAATAACAAGAAGTACGTCATAAAAAATGAACAATATATTTCTACTTGCCAAACCATCACAAAGCCACTAATATTGATCACAGCACTGAGAAATGCACCTATATCAATCATTAGTTAAATTTGCTGCATAAACAGTCTTCTACATCTAAAATTTGCTTCTTTACAGGTAGTCAAAAAATTCAAGCAAACATCACACACTTTGGCTCTATATTAACGACAAAGGAATTATGTTCGCATGGTTTCGAAAGTTATATATAACCCTTTATAGTTTGGACTAGAATGTCAAAACGacgaattttatattttataacggaatcaactaaaatatcaaaagttctCCGATTCTTTTTCATACTTATATGTAGGGGTGGAGttgagccgagtcgagctcgagtagtaccatactcgagctcgagctcgaaggTTATGAGTactgctcgagctcgagctcgagctcgaacaaGCCTCAAacttcgaactcgaactcgactcgatgtAATTAAAgagaactcgagctcgaactcgtaTAAGATTCGAGCTCGAGTACTCGAACTAAGCTCGTAAAATGAGCTcgaaaacatttgttttctaaACCAGAATTCAGCAAAAATTGAGCGCAAAAAACTGTGCTATCCTTCAATATAGCAATTCATATTAAAACATGCATTTTGCTTCATTTCAACGCAAATGCCAACCATGTGATTCAAGCACTCTAAAAGCAACATTATCAAACTAGttaatataatagaaaaaatgatAGTTTCTCAATAGCCAAAATAGCCATGTAAGCAAAAGAAATAGAGAACTTGATATTAATAGCATTTAGTCACAATACACTGAACTCTGTATCATTTGAGATCAAGTTCTCTATACAACATTCTATTAAGATCCATTGCCAAGATTCTATACAGCAACTCATGTACAGATtttagtcaaaaatcaaaatacaaCCTGGTAGTATCTATACAACATTCACTTGAGTCAAAGAAATCACCAGATTCACTATAGCTATGCAGATTTGAGtccaaagtcaaaagtcaaaacacaaCTTGGCAGCCACAGCTTGTCAACAGTCAAAAAAATCTCCAGATTCACCAAAGTTGTACAGATTTgagtcaaaaaagtcaaaacacaaCTGGCAACCACAGCTTGTCAAGTGTCAACATTCGCTTGAGTAAAAAAGTCACCAAATTCACTATAGCTGTACAGATTTGAGACAAGTCATTTGAGATGTTAACTGCATAGAGTTCAGATTCCAAAATTCCAAGTTTCTAACACCTATTGCCAACCAAAAAAATATAAGTCCTGTCAAATATCACCAAAGAcaaaaaaatgaatcaaattaaGGTACAAAATTATCGAGAACTCTAGATAACGCACAATGCCAGACCTGATTCAAAATGAGCCCTTTGCAATAGACCTTCAAATCTTGGGCAATTCAAtttctttgattattttagcttCCTGCATTTACAATAAAAACCACCCAAGGCAAAtaatttagaaagaaaaaaagtcatAACTTGTTGAACTTGGCCACAAAAGTTGAATGATAAAACAATAAAACTTACTTTCACTTTCTTTGAGATCCCGTGAAGCTTTCTACACCAGTCCCCTGCACACAACAACACTTGAACCGTATCTGGATGAAGGGAAGCACGATAGCTATCAATAACTCGAGTTCCGGCACTAAATGTGGCCTCAGATGCCACTGTAGTTACAGGAATAGCCAAGATGTCAGCCGCCATTTCGGACAATATTGGATACGCAACCCTATTGCTTTTCCACCACTCCAAACAATCATAGGCATTTGGGTTGGAACCAGTCTTTAGGCGAGCCTTTTCTAAATAATCCACCAATTCAGATTTTTGTGGCTCAGTAGTCTCCATTTCGTCACAGTACTCATCAAAGTCAACCCACCTAGAAGAAGATGTTGCATTTTTTTGTGGCCCTTCTGAAGCACATGAGTGGACTGCATTTTCATTTCCAGTTGCATTCAAATCTGCATACTCATCATAAAGCTCAAATAAAGCTTTCTTCACGCTGAAAATATGTTCTTGTGCCTCAAAAGATGGAAACATTTGAGGGAAGGCAAACTCAACAACTCTC encodes:
- the LOC140005675 gene encoding zinc finger BED domain-containing protein RICESLEEPER 3-like, coding for MAIAAILDPRQKMRVVEFAFPQMFPSFEAQEHIFSVKKALFELYDEYADLNATGNENAVHSCASEGPQKNATSSSRWVDFDEYCDEMETTEPQKSELVDYLEKARLKTGSNPNAYDCLEWWKSNRVAYPILSEMAADILAIPVTTVASEATFSAGTRVIDSYRASLHPDTVQVLLCAGDWCRKLHGISKKVKLEEAKTRPFRLTQAIPGSKSLDYNIDLTFEASGLANSMISVTWE